Proteins from one Plasmodium gaboni strain SY75 chromosome 4, whole genome shotgun sequence genomic window:
- a CDS encoding apical merozoite protein: MYGKFLKGSIFYLCMLLPFFTCECNNIKLNDKENIIFESYFNKKTNEENVLNKKVGKEMDDRFVAHKSMELNINHHNINNDKDLKNNEHHDYYHNWKDRKFSDSLKRHMDDLKILNNDLKEHINKKERNERYDNNDLHKYIIKEIQNNRYLNKEKKSSEDIQILEEHSKKLQREIHEWLESVNNIEEKSNILKNIKSQLLNNIASLNHTLSEEIKNINDIKELQKQQNDIFSENLLYFLPSSSDYVLNENKNNIHDNKDNNIKDNINNNHKYNIFNYLQNIQDKDNNNNNNNNNNNNNNNYHNNIHSGHSTHNHILLTFIIFLLILLIL, translated from the coding sequence atgtaTGGAAAATTTTTGAAGGGGTCTATTTTTTATCTGTGTATGCTTTTGCCATTTTTTACATGTGAgtgtaataatataaaattaaatgataaagagaatataatttttgaGAGTTATTTTAATAAGAAGACAAATGAAGAGAATGTATTAAACAAAAAGGTAGGGAAAGAAATGGATGATAGGTTCGTTGCACATAAGTCTATGGAATTAAACATTAatcatcataatattaataatgataaagatttaaaaaataatgaacatcatgattattatcataattgGAAGGATAGGAAATTTTCTGATAGTTTAAAAAGACATATGGATGACCTGAAgatattaaataatgatttaaaagaacatataaataaaaaagagaGAAATGAAAgatatgataataatgatttacataaatatataataaaagagatacaaaataatagatatttaaataaagaaaagaaaagtaGTGAAGATATTCAAATATTAGAAGAACATTctaaaaaattacaaaGAGAAATACATGAATGGTTAGAATctgttaataatattgaagagaaatcaaatattttaaaaaatattaaaagtcaattattaaataatatagcTTCTTTAAATCATACACTCTcagaagaaataaaaaatattaatgatataaaagaattacaaaaacaacaaaatgatatattttctgagaatctattatattttcttccTTCTTCATCAGATTATGTCTTAAatgaaaacaaaaataatatacatgataataaagataacaatataaaagataatataaataataatcataaatataacatttttaattatttacaAAACATTCAAGATAAGGataacaacaacaataataataataataataataataataataataattatcataataatatccATAGTGGTCATTCAACTCataatcatattttattaacttttataatttttttgttaatacttttaattttataa
- a CDS encoding putative 60S ribosomal protein L7ae/L30e, whose amino-acid sequence MTEDINKLKKNNNESNISNDEEDHSVDDDVSINNDNKKSEKKKGYEKIIEEIKEENKNSYISKISEPILKKKYLKNVLKILDYIYYAKLNSSQILKTNNSLDEEKKKLLKKKLIVIGLTQVIKYIRKGYNGLVLIAIDVFPINIICHLPSFCEHYKIPYTFVTTKNKLAHLCKLKRSITCLFILKPDVHISTFEHTINEYNPNKKIHNYQKFYDKLISGVKKNHPFFQS is encoded by the coding sequence atgacagaagatataaataaattaaaaaaaaataataacgAGAGTAATATAAGCAATGATGAAGAGGATCATAGTGTAGATGATGATGTCTCTATTAAcaatgataataaaaaaagtgagaaaaaaaaaggttaTGAAAAGATTatagaagaaataaaagaagaaaataaaaattcttatatatcaaaaataaGTGAACcaatattaaaaaagaaatatttaaaaaatgttttaaaaatattagattatatatattatgcaaaattaaatagttctcaaattttaaaaacaaataattcattagatgaagaaaaaaaaaaattattaaaaaaaaaattaatagTTATAGGATTAACTCAAgtaattaaatatataagaaaagGATATAATGGTCTAGTGCTTATAGCAATAGATGTATTCcctattaatattatttgtcATTTACCTTCATTTTGTGAACATTATAAAATTCCATATACATTTGTAACAACCAAAAATAAATTAGCTCATCTATGTAAACTCAAAAGATCTATAAcatgtttatttatattaaaacCAGATGTTCATATATCAACATTTGAACATACAattaatgaatataatccaaataaaaaaatacataattatCAAAAATTCTATGACAAGTTAATATCTGGAGTAAAGAAAAACCACCCCTTCTTTCAATCCTGA
- a CDS encoding putative phosphatidylinositol 4-kinase (part of same gene as PGSY75_0419900A~gap found within coding sequence), with protein YLLLREKSDWLISSILSLSHSDINCFKYNTVEKLRKRLKLNKNDNDASIFMINKIHQAYNNITTILYDYIQNIQQGIQ; from the exons atatttattattaagaGAAAAGAGCGATTGGTTAATTTCATCCATTTTGAGTTTGTCACATTCAGATATAAACTGCTTTAAATATAACACAGTTGAAAAGTTGAG GAAACGTctaaaattaaataaaaatgacAACGATGCGAGtatatttatgataaataaaattcaTCAAGCATACAATAACATAACAACAATTTTATATGACTACATTCAGAATATTCAACAAGGTATTCAATGA
- a CDS encoding putative phosphatidylinositol 4-kinase (part of same gene as PGSY75_0419900B~gap found within coding sequence): NNIINNGHNNGGGHVHFDCFNFLSEENLKKLYIFIIYYIEGIRKKENILYSLYLLIDKNIYRDKYLHKHIKNLIRFKIYTYTNEMNNFDDYDMIYSIYFVLMNIMNYNKMIRNYLYYIFDNICKIKLNIIFDKSYLFCFLKNLEKSSYDYAYMKILYDEKNIIKNEIDKKKNKMIKIIYKVNLYVTINYLLYFKILNSCKLYLYLYSYFYYEFYIYSFKKYIKKYNIYFYFDRIKKYVPSNXXXXXXXXXXXXXXXXXXXXXXXXXXXXXXXXXXXXXXXXXXXXXXXXXXXXXXXXXXXXXXXXXXXXXXXXXXXXXXXXXXXXXXXXXXXXXXXXXXXXXNNVNYMKILRKAKASNTYIYNIYDIKINNKIIYNKKYFKEYINIINFVICIFLSTNINNLNMSILNHNYIYFISKIIKKNFKFYFFYFYYNIFKNKQISNRYKNIYNMNFDVILNNNLQNYLSISKINIKNKYIYVLYTLSCILSVYNFHYSLFNYYFLFFYKYIKILSKFSVKSVTICNFMIDTCLSAPLDVLNKEEQNIKQNKIYKNIHNKNETYKYTYKRNMSGTQKLYLFNNYKQDKKIKTTKTYEEEGFCCWDILMIKYYMRKYIRLEFINIDNILRNKILSNIKILDMYIKYINNTILLYIFVNFLIYIYKNMTIIKWNKKRNLKKXXXXXXXXXXXXXXXXXXXXXXXXXXXXXXXXXXXXXXXXXXXXXXXXXXXXXXXXXXXXXXXXXXXXXXXXXXXXXXXXXXXXXXXXXXXXXXXXXXXXXKKKKNKKTFNRKKKKKKKKKKKRTKHIKEEKDIEYDSDKEEDFSLFKDKEEDMVLINAYKYMLNYKKKYKKRIYDYNLKEYLNCMCINKYIYICNLIYNCLIYILQIKYTYNKKKKKKITLFSSLGGFQKIKKSFYLSTDGINKNYIVINTKHLLNLDFIILNILSLIENIYINLYKSKLFTDMCIFXXXXXXXXXXXXXXXXXXXXXXXXXXXXXXXXXXXXXXXXXXXXXXXXXXXXXXXXXXXXXXXXXXXXXXXXXXXXXXXXXXXXXXXXXXXXXXXXXXXXXKEFDNILSNKKIRKKNNKIIKKNKKKKTLNDISLINFENYKILRDNYKNKLNKKLKKKKKELYYYKNIYYNVNKKKSIYNKKSRWNKFVSNILFFRHKKKNNRQNDKSSSINNNNNNKIINYNKNNKKNRNNNLDNYKKNTLNENIRINNLFVKYQSKTIKNKNINKLLKLDTDKEESIERIKHLFITFNYNKEKKINNYIHNIFTYTSLYSNFNICPKKNIDILNYHIKVRRSLLKLLYSIYYRHNLSVIYKIYKKIEYIYTYLNISFYNNLYELDMKDINNNIDIYSLFLIIKYLKYHIYSNENLFNTFIVNIINYINTNIHKFSNFLCMYDYSDLLNILNYYIINIDINNKLTFNKYNLYLLRKNKITYVPISNILFLHCNQFRLNDIIKILYSHPQYTLFLKSIAINNLLYLYKKNTITNTMYLQLFEYLKVDLGNRIFFFIIFFSFHSFQFLYQFFMNMQSYIRNEYITRNELFYFNSHNNLKKTQTENKNILYKYQHMEDKSLELTLNTNHDNNKENNILCISENNRMDDLLFKNQLFVKKTNFFKDFLLFFMGKKNNLLLLNDYKDKKNINSNNKKNNNNNYNNNNNININNFIFYKYQGYVKKTHVLSLKCSLIKKLFLENLHDKYKNMLFESCCFHNTIFCISQQASKLNKDIQMDYVKMEIQNLINNTNIHKLKLLTNNNMVKDISDNIRILMSATRSPLFLTFKTISPNLNQLLYVHPFARNNNINTNRNNTDQINMYMMNSQLNSQHNDKKIINNLSFINTQEFTQTNQHINDIKCNSCS; the protein is encoded by the coding sequence ataataatattattaataatggTCATAATAATGGTGGAGGCCATGTCCACTTTGattgttttaattttttaagtgaggagaatttaaaaaaattatatatttttatcatttattatattgaaggtataagaaaaaaggaaaacatattatatagcttatatttattaattgataagaatatatatagagataaatatttacataagCATATAAAGAATTTAATTAGATTTAAAATCTATACATATACAAATgaaatgaataattttgatgattatgatatgatatattcaatatattttgtattaatgaatataatgaattataataaaatgataagaaattatttatattatatatttgataatatatgtaagataaaattaaatattatttttgaCAAATcctatttattttgttttttaaaaaatctAGAAAAAAGTAGTTATGATTATGcttatatgaaaatattatatgatgaaaaaaatattataaaaaatgaaatagataagaaaaaaaataaaatgataaaaattatttataaagtgaatttatatgtaactataaattatttattatattttaaaattttgaattcatgtaaattatatttatatttatattcttacttttattatgaattctatatttattcttttaaaaaatatataaagaaatataatatctatttttattttgatcgtatcaaaaaatatgtCCCTTCGAATATNNNNNNNNNNNNNNNNNNNNNNNNNNNNNNNNNNNNNNNNNNNNNNNNNNNNNNNNNNNNNNNNNNNNNNNNNNNNNNNNNNNNNNNNNNNNNNNNNNNNNNNNNNNNNNNNNNNNNNNNNNNNNNNNNNNNNNNNNNNNNNNNNNNNNNNNNNNNNNNNNNNNNNNNNNNNNNNNNNNNNNNNNNNNNNNNNNNNNNNNNNNNNNNNNNNNNNNNNNNNNNNNNNNNNNNNNNNNNNNNNNNNNNNNNNNNNNNNNNNNNNNNNNNNNNNNNNNNNNNNNNNNNNNNNNNNNNNNNNNNAAATAATgttaattatatgaaaatattaagaaaGGCAAAAGCTAGTAATAcctatatttataatatatatgatataaaaataaataataagataatatataataaaaaatattttaaagaatatataaatattattaattttgttatatgtatatttttaagtactaatattaataatttaaatatgagtattttaaatcataattatatttattttatatcaaaaattattaaaaaaaatttcaaattttattttttctatttttattataatatatttaaaaataaacaaatatcaaatagatataaaaatatttataatatgaatttcgatgtaatattaaataataatctacagaattatttatctatatcaaaaattaatatcaagaataaatatatatatgttttatatacaCTCTCATGTATTTTATCAGTTTATAATTTCCATTATTCTTTATtcaattattattttttattcttttataaatatattaaaatattatcaaaattCTCAGTTAAGTCAGTTACTATATGTAACTTTATGATTGACACTTGTTTATCAGCTCCTTTGGatgtattaaataaagaggaacaaaatataaaacagaataaaatatataaaaatattcataataaaaatgagacatataaatatacatataaaagGAATATGTCTGGAACGCAAAAactatatttatttaataattataaacaagacaaaaaaataaaaacaacAAAAACATATGAAGAAGAAGGATTTTGTTGTTGggatatattaatgataaaatattatatgaggaaatatataagattagaatttataaatatagataatatattaagaaataaaatattatcaaatataaaaatattagatatgtatataaaatatattaataatacaatattattatatatatttgttaattttttaatatatatatataaaaatatgacaataataaaatggaacaaaaaaagaaatttaaaaaaagaNNNNNNNNNNNNNNNNNNNNNNNNNNNNNNNNNNNNNNNNNNNNNNNNNNNNNNNNNNNNNNNNNNNNNNNNNNNNNNNNNNNNNNNNNNNNNNNNNNNNNNNNNNNNNNNNNNNNNNNNNNNNNNNNNNNNNNNNNNNNNNNNNNNNNNNNNNNNNNNNNNNNNNNNNNNNNNNNNNNNNNNNNNNNNNNNNNNNNNNNNNNNNNNNNNNNNNNNNNNNNNNNNNNNNNNNNNNNNNNNNNNNNNNNNNNNNNNNNNNNNNNNNNNNNNNNNNNNNNNNNNNNNNNNNNNNNNNNNNNNtaaaaagaagaagaacaaaaaaacttttaatagaaaaaagaaaaaaaagaagaaaaaaaaaaaaaaaagaacaaaacatataaaagaagaaaaagatataGAATATGATAGTGATAAAGAAGAAgatttttctttatttaaagATAAGGAAGAAGATATGGTTTTAATAAAtgcatataaatatatgttaaattataaaaagaaatataaaaaaagaatatatgattataatttaaaagaatatttaaattgtatgtgtattaataaatatatatatatttgtaatttaatatataattgtttaatatatatattacaaataaaatatacatataataaaaaaaagaaaaaaaaaattacttTATTTTCATCTCTTGGTGGATTccaaaaaattaaaaaatcattttatttatcaACTGATGGcattaataaaaattatattgttattaatacaaaacatttattaaatctagattttataattctaaatattttaagtttaatagaaaatatatatattaatctATATAAGAGTAAATTATTTACAgatatgtgtatatttaaNNNNNNNNNNNNNNNNNNNNNNNNNNNNNNNNNNNNNNNNNNNNNNNNNNNNNNNNNNNNNNNNNNNNNNNNNNNNNNNNNNNNNNNNNNNNNNNNNNNNNNNNNNNNNNNNNNNNNNNNNNNNNNNNNNNNNNNNNNNNNNNNNNNNNNNNNNNNNNNNNNNNNNNNNNNNNNNNNNNNNNNNNNNNNNNNNNNNNNNNNNNNNNNNNNNNNNNNNNNNNNNNNNNNNNNNNNNNNNNNNNNNNNNNNNNNNNNNNNNNNNNNNNNNNNNNNNNNNNNNNNNNNNNNNNNNNNNNNNNNCAAAGaatttgataatatattatcaaataaaaaaataagaaaaaaaaataataagataattaaaaaaaacaagaagaaaaaaactttaaatgatatatcattaataaattttgagaattataaaatattaagagataattataaaaacaaacttaataaaaaattaaagaagaaaaaaaaagaattgtattattataaaaatatatattataatgtaaataaaaaaaaaagtatttataataaaaaaagtagATGGAACAAATTTGtatcaaatattttattttttagacataaaaaaaaaaataatcgTCAAAATGATAAGAGTAGTAGTattaacaataataataataataaaataataaattacaacaagaataataagaagaacagaaataataatttagataattataagaagaacacattaaatgaaaatatacgtattaataatttatttgttaaaTACCAATCGAAAACgattaaaaataaaaatataaacaaattattaaaattagATACAGACAAAGAAGAAAGTATAGAAAGaataaaacatttatttataacatttaattataataaagaaaagaaaattaataattatatacataatatatttacatatacttctttatattcaaattttaatatttgtccaaaaaaaaatatagatatattaaattatcatataaaagTAAGAAGAAgtttattaaaattattatattcaatatattatagaCATAATTTATcagtaatatataaaatatataaaaagatagaatatatatatacatatttaaatatatctttttataataacttatatgaattagatatgaaagatataaataataatatagatatatattcattatttcttataattaaatatttaaaatatcatatatatagtaatgagaatttatttaatacatttattgtaaatattataaattatataaatacaaatatacataaatttagtaattttttatgtatgtATGATTATTCagatttattaaatatacttaattattatattataaatattgatataaataataaattgacatttaataaatataatttatatctattaaggaaaaataaaataacatatgtgcctatatcaaatatattatttttgcATTGTAATCAATTCCgtttaaatgatataataaaaattttatatagtCATCCTCAATATACTTTGTTTTTAAAGAGTATAGcaataaataatttattatatttatataagaaaaatacTATAACAAATACTATGTATTTAcaattatttgaatatttaaaagtaGATTTAGGGAAtagaatatttttctttataattttcttttcatttcATTCTTTTCAGTTTTTATATCAGTTTTTTATGAACATGCAAAGTTATATAAGAAATGAATACATTACACgaaatgaattattttattttaatagtcataataatttaaaaaaaacacaaacagaaaataaaaatattctatataaatatcaaCACATGGAAGACAAATCATTAGAATTAACTTTAAATACAAAtcatgataataataaagaaaataatattttatgtatatcTGAAAATAATAGGATGgatgatttattatttaagaatcaattatttgttaaaaaaacaaacttttttaaagatttcttactttttttcatgggtaagaaaaataatttattattattaaatgattataaagataagaaaaatattaacagcaacaataaaaaaaataataataataattataacaataataataacatcaatattaataatttcattttttataaatatcaaggctatgtaaaaaaaacacatgtcttatcattaaaatgttcacttattaaaaaattattcttagaaaatttacatgacaaatataaaaatatgttatttGAATCTTGTTGTTTTCATAATACAATATTCTGCATAAGTCAACAAGCATCAAAACTTAATAAAGATATACAAATGGATTATGTCAAAATGGAAATTCAAAActtaataaataatactaatattcataaattaaaattattaacaAACAATAATATGGTAAAAGATATTTCAGATAATATCAGAATATTAATGTCAGCTACACGTTCTCCtctttttttaacattCAAAACAATTTCTCCTAATTTAAAtcaattattatatgtCCATCCTTTTGCTCgaaataataacataaataCAAATCGTAATAATACTGAccaaataaatatgtatatgatGAATAGTCAGTTGAATAGCCAACATAAtgacaaaaaaattataaataatttgtCATTTATTAACACTCAAGAATTTACTCAAACAAATCaacatataaatgatataaaatgtaattCGTGTTC